The following proteins are co-located in the Neomonachus schauinslandi chromosome 8, ASM220157v2, whole genome shotgun sequence genome:
- the CDKN1A gene encoding cyclin-dependent kinase inhibitor 1 isoform X1 encodes MAEPSRDAQQIPRGSKACRRLFGPVDSEQLRRDCDALMAGCVQEARERWNFDFVTETPLEGDFAWERVWGLGLPKLYLPPGPRDDLGGGKRPSPSPALLQGTGQEDHLDLSLSCTLMPHAPERPEGSPGAPGTSQGRKRRQTSMTGEDGCREGHCRDSQNSRCKG; translated from the coding sequence ATGGCGGAACCGTCCAGGGATGCCCAGCAGATCCCGCGTGGCAGCAAGGCTTGCCGCCGCCTCTTCGGCCCCGTGGACAGTGAGCAGCTGCGCCGAGACTGTGATGCACTGATGGCCGGCTGCGTGCAGGAGGCCCGGGAGCGATGGAACTTCGACTTTGTCACCGAGACACCGCTGGAGGGCGACTTTGCCTGGGAGCGCGTGTGGGGTCTGGGCCTGCCCAAACTCTACCTGCCTCCGGGGCCCCGGGATGACCTGGGAGGGGGCAAGCGACCCAGCCCCTCGCCTGCCCTGCTGCAGGGGACCGGTCAGGAGGACCACCTGGACCTGTCGCTGTCCTGCACCCTCATGCCTCATGCCCCTGAGCGGCCCGAGGggtccccaggggcacctggcacCTCTCAGGGCCGAAAACGGCGGCAGACCAGCATGACAGGTGAGGATGGGTGCAGGGAAGGACACTGCAGGGACTCTCAGAATTCACGGTGCAAGGGCTGA
- the CDKN1A gene encoding cyclin-dependent kinase inhibitor 1 isoform X2, whose product MAEPSRDAQQIPRGSKACRRLFGPVDSEQLRRDCDALMAGCVQEARERWNFDFVTETPLEGDFAWERVWGLGLPKLYLPPGPRDDLGGGKRPSPSPALLQGTGQEDHLDLSLSCTLMPHAPERPEGSPGAPGTSQGRKRRQTSMTDFYHSKRRLIFSKRKP is encoded by the exons ATGGCGGAACCGTCCAGGGATGCCCAGCAGATCCCGCGTGGCAGCAAGGCTTGCCGCCGCCTCTTCGGCCCCGTGGACAGTGAGCAGCTGCGCCGAGACTGTGATGCACTGATGGCCGGCTGCGTGCAGGAGGCCCGGGAGCGATGGAACTTCGACTTTGTCACCGAGACACCGCTGGAGGGCGACTTTGCCTGGGAGCGCGTGTGGGGTCTGGGCCTGCCCAAACTCTACCTGCCTCCGGGGCCCCGGGATGACCTGGGAGGGGGCAAGCGACCCAGCCCCTCGCCTGCCCTGCTGCAGGGGACCGGTCAGGAGGACCACCTGGACCTGTCGCTGTCCTGCACCCTCATGCCTCATGCCCCTGAGCGGCCCGAGGggtccccaggggcacctggcacCTCTCAGGGCCGAAAACGGCGGCAGACCAGCATGACAG ATTTCTATCACTCCAAACGCCGGCTGATCTTCTCCAAGAGGAAGCCCTAA